In Bombus vancouverensis nearcticus chromosome 1, iyBomVanc1_principal, whole genome shotgun sequence, a single genomic region encodes these proteins:
- the LOC117153685 gene encoding pyrimidodiazepine synthase: MSLKHLATGSVAPPIVSGKIRLYSMRFCPYAQRIHLVLDAKHIPHDVVYINLTNKPEWLLEKSPLGKVPCIELEGGETLYESLVIAEYLDDAYPQNKLYPGNPLARAKDKLLIGRFNSVINTLYKLYVSTSIDRDIFDEVLSELGLFERELVSKGTPFFHGSSPGMLDFMIWPWWERSDVVRVLRGDQFTIPRDRFKRLLEWKSAMKENPVVRASYLDTEVHAKYMRSRRAGTPQYDLVTA; the protein is encoded by the exons ATGAGTTTGAAACACTTGGCTACCG GATCAGTTGCCCCGCCCATTGTATCTGGAAAAATACGTTTGTATAGCATGCGATTTTGTCCGTATGCCCAAAGAATTCATTTAGTACTTGACGCGAAACATATACC ACATGATGTTGTTTATATTAATTTGACAAATAAACCTGAATGGTTACTAGAAAAAAGTCCTTTGGGCAAAGTTCCTTGTATAGAATTGGAAGGAGGAGAAACATTATATGAAAGCCTTGTGATTGCTGAATATTTGGATGATGCATATCCACAAAACAAACTTTATCCTGGTAATCCCCTTGCTAGAGCTAAGGATAAGTTGTTAATTGGTAGATTTAACTCTGTTATAAATACTTTGTATAAG ttatATGTCAGTACATCTATAGACAGAGACATATTTGATGAAGTCTTATCAGAATTGGGTCTTTTTGAAAGAGAACTTGTATCAAAAGGAACACCATTCTTTCATGGTAGTTCTCCTGGTATGTTAGATTTTATGATATGGCCATGGTGGGAGAGATCTGATGTAGTTAGAGTTTTACGTGGAGATCAGTTTACTATACCACGTGATAGGTTCAAGAGATTG TTGGAATGGAAATCTGCCATGAAGGAGAATCCTGTTGTTCGAGCTAGTTACTTAGATACCGAAGTACATGCTAAGTACATGCGAAGTCGTCGTGCTGGAACGCCACAGTACGATTTAGTTACTGCTTAA
- the Cpsf5 gene encoding cleavage and polyadenylation specificity factor subunit 5: MAMATTQVKGSGWPRRASNSSFEGKVVQNQSVTINRTVNLYPLTNYTFGTKEPLFEKDPSVPARFQRMRDEFDKIGMRRSVEGVLLVHEHGLPHVLLLQLGTTFFKLPGGELNAGEDEVEGLKRLLTETFGRQDGVKQEWVIEDTIGNWWRPNFEPPQYPYVPPHITKPKEHKRLFLVQLQEKALFAVPKNYKLVAAPLFELYDNSQGYGPIISSLPQSLCRFNFIYM; the protein is encoded by the exons ATGGCGATGGCAACAACTCAAGTTAAAGGAAGTGGTTGGCCAAGAAGAGCTAGTAACAGTTCCTTTGAAGGGAAAGTGGTACAGAATCAGTCTGTAACTATCAACAGGACAGTTAATTT ATATCCTTTGACAAACTATACGTTTGGAACAAAAGAGCCACTCTTCGAGAAAGATCCGTCTGTACCAGCAAGGTTTCAGCGTATGCgagatgaatttgataaaattGGAATGCGTCGCAGTGTTGAAGGGGTTTTGTTGGTGCATGAACATGGATTGCCACATGTCCTGCTACTTCAGTTGGGTACAACATTCTTCAAATT ACCCGGAGGAGAGCTAAATGCAGGAGAAGACGAGGTAGAGGGCCTAAAACGGCTCCTTACAGAG ACCTTTGGACGTCAAGATGGAGTTAAACAAGAATGGGTGATAGAAGATACCATAGGAAATTGGTGGAGACCAAATTTTGAACCACCTCAGTATCCTTATGTACCACCACATATTACCAAACCAAAGGAACACAAGAGGTTGTTTCTTGTTCAGCTGCAAGAAAAAG CTCTATTTGCAGTACCTAAAAACTATAAATTAGTAGCTGCTCCATTGTTTGAATTGTATGATAACTCCCAAGGATATGGACCTATTATTTCCTCCCTACCACAATCACTTTGCAG ATTTAATTTCATCTatatgtga
- the LOC117153688 gene encoding uncharacterized protein LOC117153688 has protein sequence MTQDETIMTKIQKVEDTLNESMYKVDVLKKRLKTKLLTMETREELESKLEEIQEVLVKNEEKLKSLRRQNTKSFMVAASMIFACFLLYGLYVLFYGTI, from the exons ATGACGCAGGATGAAACGATTATGACAAAG ATACAGAAGGTAGAAGATACATTAAATGAATCCATGTACAAAGTGGATGTGTTGAAAAAAAGACTCAAGACGAAATTGCTCACAATGGAAACTCGTGAGGAATTAGAGTCGAAACTGGAAGAAATTCAAGAGGTACTTGTAAAAAAtgaagagaaattaaaaagcttAAGGAGACAAAATACAAAGTCATTCATGGTAGCAGCAAGCATGATTTTTGCATGTTTTCTGCTCTATGgtttatatgtattattttatgGAACGATATAA